One Clostridiales bacterium DNA segment encodes these proteins:
- the spoVG gene encoding septation regulator SpoVG produces the protein MQITDVRIRKITTEGKMKAIVSVTLDNEFVVHDIKVIDGQNGLFIAMPSRKTPDGEFKDIAHPINTSTREKIQDAILKEYEKAMSEEKGA, from the coding sequence ACTGATGTAAGAATTAGAAAGATAACTACAGAAGGTAAGATGAAAGCCATAGTGTCTGTAACATTGGATAATGAGTTTGTCGTCCATGATATCAAGGTAATAGATGGCCAGAATGGTTTGTTTATTGCTATGCCAAGCCGTAAGACACCAGATGGTGAATTTAAAGACATTGCTCATCCCATCAATACGTCTACAAGAGAAAAAATACAGGATGCTATATTAAAAGAATATGAAAAAGCAATGAGTGAAGAAAAAGGTGCTTGA